From a single Endozoicomonas euniceicola genomic region:
- the ppnN gene encoding nucleotide 5'-monophosphate nucleosidase PpnN, protein MSQKNQQKTLSAIINPVGTMQVLSNREVKKLQDTSQKGLHRLFRQCCLAVLNGEHQGDCAEEMMSMYQDFNIRIIQEQRGLKLELINAPAEAFVAGKLVRGVRENLFSVLRDILYVSSHISDDPRFDGGNGTDITHIVFEILRNAGAFITKQVPDTVVCWGGHSISREEYEYTQKVGYHLGLRYLNICTGCGPGAMKGPMKGAYIAHAKQRVNHSRFIGLTEPGIIAAESPNPIVNELIILPDIEKRLEAFVRFGHGIVVFPGGAGTCEEILYLLGILLNPANKSMPFPLVFTGPASAKSYFEDIDAFIGKTLGAEAQQRYQIIVDNPLEVAKIMRDGLETVTRYRRQHGDAYYFNWLLTVDEHFQKPFEPTHDNMAALELKLSLPPHELAANLRRAMSGIVAGNIKEEGVIAIRENGPFQLSGDPELMQEIDALLQSFVDHYRMKLPGSHYQPCYQIVQ, encoded by the coding sequence ATGAGCCAAAAGAATCAGCAAAAGACTCTGTCCGCCATCATCAATCCTGTGGGTACCATGCAGGTGCTTTCAAACCGAGAGGTAAAGAAACTTCAGGATACCAGCCAGAAAGGACTGCATCGTCTGTTCAGGCAATGCTGCCTGGCAGTCCTTAACGGTGAGCATCAGGGTGACTGCGCCGAAGAAATGATGTCGATGTACCAGGATTTTAATATTCGCATTATTCAGGAGCAGCGGGGGTTGAAGCTGGAGCTGATCAATGCGCCAGCGGAAGCTTTTGTGGCAGGCAAACTGGTACGTGGAGTACGGGAAAATCTGTTTTCCGTGTTGCGGGATATTCTCTATGTCTCATCCCATATCAGCGATGATCCTCGCTTTGACGGTGGCAATGGTACTGATATTACGCATATAGTGTTTGAGATTCTGCGTAACGCCGGGGCGTTTATTACCAAACAGGTGCCGGATACCGTGGTCTGCTGGGGTGGTCACTCGATTAGTCGTGAAGAATATGAATATACACAAAAGGTTGGCTATCATCTCGGGTTGCGTTATCTGAATATCTGTACCGGCTGTGGGCCGGGCGCAATGAAGGGACCGATGAAGGGCGCTTACATTGCTCATGCTAAACAGCGGGTAAACCACAGTCGTTTTATTGGCCTGACCGAGCCGGGTATTATTGCTGCTGAATCCCCCAATCCAATTGTTAATGAGCTGATTATACTGCCAGATATTGAAAAACGGCTGGAAGCCTTTGTTCGTTTTGGTCATGGCATTGTTGTATTTCCGGGGGGAGCGGGTACCTGTGAAGAAATTCTTTATCTGCTGGGCATTCTTCTCAATCCTGCGAATAAAAGTATGCCATTCCCGTTAGTCTTTACGGGCCCTGCATCGGCAAAAAGCTATTTTGAAGATATTGATGCTTTTATCGGTAAAACCCTGGGAGCAGAAGCGCAGCAGCGCTATCAGATTATTGTTGATAATCCTCTTGAGGTAGCGAAAATTATGCGTGACGGACTGGAAACCGTCACCCGCTACCGTCGTCAGCATGGTGACGCCTATTACTTTAACTGGTTACTGACAGTGGATGAACACTTCCAGAAACCGTTTGAGCCCACCCATGACAATATGGCTGCCCTGGAGCTGAAACTATCCCTGCCGCCTCATGAACTGGCTGCTAACCTGCGTCGTGCCATGTCAGGTATTGTTGCGGGTAATATTAAGGAAGAGGGGGTAATTGCCATTCGGGAAAACGGGCCGTTTCAGCTCAGTGGCGATCCGGAGTTGATGCAGGAAATAGATGCACTGCTACAGTCGTTCGTCGATCACTATCGCATGAAGCTACCTGGCAGCCACTACCAGCCCTGTTATCAAATCGTTCAGTAA
- a CDS encoding epoxyqueuosine reductase QueH yields the protein MSKAPLSLNEYDRPALDMPGKTNQLLLHSCCAPCAGEIMLAIQASGIEQTVFFYNPNIHPVEEYELRKDENKRFCDKLKLPFIDADYDKDNWFERVKGLENEPERGKRCTVCFDMRFERTALYASEYGFPVISSTLGISRWKNMEQINDSGVRAASRYPDISYWTFNWRKQGGSQRMIELAKQEAFYQQEYCGCVYSLRDTNRHRMANGRPRVKRLVTFYGNKKDDEDVELIALSS from the coding sequence ATGTCCAAAGCACCACTTTCCTTAAATGAGTACGATCGTCCAGCTCTGGACATGCCAGGTAAGACGAATCAATTATTGCTCCACTCCTGCTGCGCCCCTTGTGCCGGAGAAATCATGCTGGCTATCCAGGCTTCCGGTATTGAACAAACGGTATTTTTCTACAACCCCAATATCCACCCCGTTGAAGAGTATGAGTTACGCAAAGACGAAAACAAACGATTCTGCGATAAACTGAAACTGCCGTTTATAGATGCCGATTATGACAAAGACAACTGGTTTGAACGGGTGAAAGGGCTGGAAAATGAACCGGAGCGGGGTAAACGATGCACCGTTTGCTTCGATATGCGCTTTGAGCGCACCGCCTTGTATGCCAGTGAATATGGCTTTCCGGTGATATCCAGCACATTGGGTATTTCCCGCTGGAAAAATATGGAGCAAATCAATGATTCGGGCGTCAGGGCAGCATCCCGTTACCCTGATATCAGTTACTGGACGTTTAACTGGCGCAAACAGGGGGGCAGTCAGCGGATGATTGAACTGGCCAAGCAAGAGGCTTTCTATCAACAGGAATATTGTGGCTGTGTTTATAGTTTACGGGATACGAACCGGCACCGGATGGCTAATGGCAGGCCAAGGGTAAAGCGGCTGGTTACTTTCTACGGCAATAAGAAGGACGACGAGGATGTAGAGTTGATTGCGTTATCTTCCTGA
- a CDS encoding IS66 family transposase — protein sequence MEAYQKNPTDKEKQKLYQDFDRWVTQRVNYPALQSELGKLMVVREELLLVLEYPWLPLHNNLSERQIREYVKRRKVSGGTRSKLGRKCRDTFASLKKTCKQHGVSFAKYLRDRLTGVNMIPRLGHLILKASGYQETVLSNGI from the coding sequence ATTGAGGCCTACCAGAAAAATCCAACGGACAAGGAAAAACAGAAGCTCTACCAGGACTTTGATCGTTGGGTAACGCAGCGGGTGAATTATCCTGCCTTGCAGTCTGAACTGGGTAAACTGATGGTTGTCAGGGAAGAGCTGCTATTGGTCCTTGAGTATCCGTGGTTGCCGCTGCACAACAATCTGAGTGAGAGGCAGATCAGGGAATACGTGAAACGGCGAAAAGTCAGCGGTGGTACCCGGAGTAAACTTGGGAGGAAATGCCGCGACACCTTTGCCAGCTTGAAAAAGACCTGTAAACAACACGGGGTGTCCTTTGCAAAGTATCTCAGGGACAGACTGACTGGAGTCAACATGATTCCCCGGCTGGGGCATCTCATCCTGAAGGCGTCAGGCTATCAGGAAACGGTTCTTTCCAATGGAATATGA
- a CDS encoding metallophosphoesterase produces the protein MYDIIGDIHGHGSALAELLKKMDYTEQNGVFRHPERKVVFVGDFIDRGPEHKKALTLCRSMVEQGSALAVMGNHEFNAICYATPDPETAGAFLRKHSEKNHQTHQAFLNEYPLGSAEYKDIISWFRTLPLFLDLGAIRVVHAVWHHPSLKVIQPWINADNCLLTDAYVQGSKRGSDVYHAVENILKGIECKLPKGYSFEDKNGQVRNKVRLKWWDEQATRLPEAATNAGEADLPEMELPDHTYRYRDSVPLFFGHYWLQGTPEILSPTIAGVDYTSLSEGGKLVAYRWQGEQTLSNDHFVWVDRVG, from the coding sequence ATGTACGACATTATCGGTGATATTCATGGGCATGGCTCAGCCCTGGCAGAACTCCTGAAAAAAATGGATTACACAGAGCAAAATGGTGTGTTCCGGCACCCTGAGCGGAAAGTGGTTTTTGTCGGCGATTTTATTGACCGGGGCCCGGAGCATAAAAAGGCATTAACCCTCTGTCGTAGTATGGTAGAGCAGGGTAGCGCACTGGCAGTGATGGGCAATCATGAGTTCAATGCCATCTGTTATGCGACGCCTGATCCTGAGACTGCGGGGGCTTTTCTGAGAAAACATTCAGAGAAAAATCACCAGACACACCAGGCCTTTCTGAATGAGTACCCACTGGGTTCAGCGGAGTACAAGGACATTATCAGCTGGTTCCGTACTTTGCCGCTGTTTCTGGATCTTGGAGCCATTCGTGTGGTGCATGCCGTCTGGCATCATCCAAGCCTGAAAGTGATACAACCATGGATTAATGCTGATAATTGTCTGTTGACTGATGCTTATGTTCAGGGCTCAAAACGTGGAAGTGACGTTTATCACGCGGTTGAAAATATTCTCAAAGGTATTGAATGCAAACTGCCGAAAGGATACAGCTTTGAAGATAAAAACGGCCAGGTTCGCAACAAAGTACGACTGAAATGGTGGGATGAGCAGGCAACTCGCTTGCCTGAAGCGGCAACCAATGCAGGGGAAGCTGATTTACCTGAAATGGAACTGCCCGATCATACATACCGATACAGAGATTCTGTGCCATTGTTTTTTGGACATTACTGGTTACAGGGAACGCCTGAAATACTCAGCCCTACCATCGCGGGTGTGGATTACACCAGCCTAAGCGAGGGGGGCAAGCTGGTGGCTTATCGCTGGCAGGGAGAGCAAACTCTTAGTAATGATCATTTTGTCTGGGTTGATCGGGTGGGTTGA
- a CDS encoding transposase, protein MVAKRKRHKPEFKAQVALEAYKGNKTINQLASEHEVAAVQVSQWKRQLLQGVPEVFGRTKVTFLQTTKHKLKVVYF, encoded by the coding sequence ATGGTAGCAAAAAGAAAACGACACAAGCCCGAATTTAAGGCACAGGTGGCACTGGAAGCCTACAAGGGAAATAAAACCATAAATCAGCTGGCCAGCGAGCATGAAGTCGCAGCCGTTCAGGTCAGCCAGTGGAAGCGGCAACTGCTTCAGGGGGTTCCAGAGGTTTTTGGCAGAACAAAGGTAACTTTTCTACAAACCACTAAACATAAGCTCAAAGTCGTCTACTTTTAG
- a CDS encoding ISKra4 family transposase, whose product MNASYANTLDFQFFSPAQDHFNSMIRHLESACLQEHGTTEEYIRTNGDELLRLMFQGYLDKQAEDEERAVSVTPSDGIPRNHIRQNTSRVLTTVFGKITVKRFAYSQRNVSNEFPLDAGLNLNNDQYSDGVRKRVVTDAIDRSYDNVVKRHRENCPGIVGKHQAIKLVEGTAQDFVEFYEQRTIEDEQTDDLLVLSFDGKGLVMLPDGLREATRKNAEKSKKKCQTRLSPGEKKDRKRMAMVATVYTVRANPRSPESIMNSEKKADNVVKFRPPIRNKRVWASVERDGETVIEEAFDEALKRDPERKRQWVVVVDGHPHQLKMIERVARRKQVKTSIVMDFIHVLEYLWKAAHCLHDKGDKSIEKWVEQQALKILHGQSGWVARGIKQSATKRKLKNREAIDKCAGYLQKNRDRLCYDKALRSGFPIASGVIEGACRHLINDRLDITGARWSLQGAEAILKLRSINSSGDWDEYWSYHHSCSKKRNYGELVVNRASS is encoded by the coding sequence GTGAACGCATCTTACGCTAATACTCTCGACTTTCAATTTTTTTCTCCTGCACAGGATCACTTTAATAGCATGATCCGCCACCTCGAATCTGCCTGCCTGCAGGAACATGGCACAACTGAAGAGTACATTCGAACCAATGGGGACGAGCTGCTTCGGCTAATGTTTCAGGGCTATCTCGATAAACAGGCTGAAGATGAAGAAAGAGCAGTGTCTGTCACTCCCTCTGACGGCATACCTCGTAACCATATTCGTCAAAATACCAGCCGGGTTCTCACCACGGTGTTTGGCAAGATAACGGTCAAACGGTTTGCTTATAGCCAGCGCAATGTCTCCAACGAATTCCCACTGGATGCCGGGCTCAACCTTAATAACGACCAATATTCTGATGGTGTACGCAAGCGTGTGGTCACGGATGCTATTGATCGTTCTTATGACAATGTCGTCAAACGGCATCGTGAAAATTGCCCCGGCATAGTTGGCAAGCACCAGGCAATAAAGCTGGTTGAAGGCACAGCTCAGGATTTTGTCGAATTCTATGAACAACGAACCATAGAAGATGAGCAAACAGATGACCTATTGGTTCTGAGCTTTGATGGGAAAGGTCTGGTCATGTTGCCAGATGGGTTAAGGGAAGCGACCCGCAAGAATGCAGAGAAAAGCAAGAAAAAATGTCAGACACGTTTAAGTCCGGGAGAAAAGAAAGACCGGAAGCGTATGGCTATGGTGGCGACTGTTTACACTGTGCGGGCAAACCCACGCTCACCAGAGTCCATCATGAACTCTGAAAAGAAAGCGGACAATGTCGTCAAATTTCGACCTCCAATACGCAACAAGAGGGTTTGGGCCAGTGTTGAGAGGGACGGAGAAACAGTCATCGAAGAAGCCTTTGATGAGGCTCTCAAGCGTGACCCGGAACGAAAACGACAATGGGTTGTCGTGGTCGATGGGCATCCGCATCAACTGAAAATGATTGAAAGAGTCGCCCGCAGAAAACAGGTCAAAACCAGCATCGTAATGGATTTCATTCATGTGCTGGAATATCTGTGGAAAGCCGCTCATTGTCTGCATGATAAAGGTGATAAATCTATTGAGAAATGGGTTGAGCAGCAAGCACTGAAAATTCTTCATGGGCAGTCGGGCTGGGTAGCCAGGGGCATAAAGCAAAGTGCCACGAAACGAAAATTGAAGAATCGGGAAGCTATTGATAAATGTGCTGGCTATCTGCAAAAAAACAGAGACCGGCTTTGCTACGATAAGGCGCTGCGCTCAGGCTTTCCTATTGCCAGCGGAGTGATTGAAGGCGCTTGCCGACATTTGATAAATGACCGTCTTGATATAACAGGCGCACGATGGAGCCTGCAAGGCGCGGAAGCCATTCTGAAGCTTCGCTCAATAAACTCCAGTGGAGACTGGGATGAATACTGGTCATATCACCATTCGTGTTCTAAGAAACGAAATTACGGTGAGTTGGTGGTGAATAGGGCTTCGTCGTAG